A window of Macrotis lagotis isolate mMagLag1 chromosome X, bilby.v1.9.chrom.fasta, whole genome shotgun sequence contains these coding sequences:
- the LOC141498937 gene encoding large ribosomal subunit protein eL21-like, translated as MFSRPFRKHGVVPLATYMHIYKKGDIIDIKGMGTVQQVMPHKCYHGKTGRVYNVTQHAVGIVVNKQVKGKILAKRINVRIEHIKHSKSRDSFLKQVKENDQKKKEAKEKGTWVQLKCQPAPPREAHFVRTNAKEPDLLEPIPYEFMT; from the coding sequence ATGTTTTCTAGGCCCTTTCGAAAACATGGTGTCGTCCCTCTGgctacatatatgcacatatacaagaAAGGTGATATTATAGATATCAAGGGTATGGGCACAGTTCAGCAAGTAATGCCCCACAAATGTTACCATGGCAAGACTGGACGAGTCTATAATGTTACACAGCATGCTGTAGGCATTGTTGTAAACAAACAGGTTAAGGGCAAGATTCTAGCCAAGAGAATTAATGTGCGTATTGAGCATATTAAGCATTCTAAGAGCAGAGATAGCTTCCTGAAGcaagtaaaggaaaatgatcagaagaagaaagaagccaaagaaaaagGCACTTGGGTCCAACTAAAATGTCAGCCTGCTCCACCCAGAGAAGCACACTTTGTGAGAACCAATGCCAAGGAACCTGACCTGTTGGAACCAATCCCCTATGAATTCATGacataa